The DNA sequence AAGCTGCCGTTTCGAGACACGTGAACGCGCTGGAGGAACGTCTGGGCGTGCGCTTGTTGCAACGCACGACACGACGCTTATCGCTTACAGAAGAAGGGCGGGTTTTCTACCAGCAAGCGCGGGAAGTGTTGGCGTTGATGGGGGAAGCGGAGAGCGCGGTTTCGTCCGGCTCTCATGAGCCTGCTGGCGTCTTGAGAGTGAATGCGCCGGTGAGCTTTGGGGTGTTGCATTTGGCACCGCTCTGGACGCATTTTTTGAGCCTGCACCCAAAACTTGAACTGGATATCAGCCTGAACGATCGTCAGGTCGATCTGGTGGAAGAGGGGTATGACGTCGCAGTACGGATTGCGCGGATGGAGAGTTCATCGCTGGTGGGACGGCGTTTCGCGAGCACTCGGATGCGTCTGTGTGCATCACCGGACTATCTGGCAAACCATACGCCGATGAAAAAACCAGAAGACCTGATTGATCACCGAGTGATTGCCTATAGCAATTTTTCGAGCGGTAACGAATGGAGTTTTAGCGGGCCGGATGGCGAGCATAAGGTCAGCACACGGTCAGTCATTCGCTGCAATAACGGTGATACCTGCCGAGCCGTTGCGTTGAATGCTGGCGGGATCCTGCTGCAGCCCAGTTTCATGGTGAGCGAGGACATTCGCCACGGCACGCTTGTAGAGCTGCTACCGGCGTATCGATCCATAGAACTGGGTATCTATGCGGTTTACCCGACCCGCAAACACCTGCCATCCAAAGTGCGTGCATTCATCAATTTTCTGGTCGAGCAATTTGAGCACGTCGATTGGGAATCGGACGCCCCCGTGAGGAAGAGTTGAAGCACGGGCTACGAGAACTGATGTCTCGCAGCCCGTTGGGTTTGACGCGGAAACGTCAACTCCTCTCAGGATCGGCGCCAAACAGCTTGCCGGCTCCTGCCCAGTCAGATGGGGCCACGTCTTCAAAAATGACATAGATATAGTTCGGGTCGGTGCCGGTGTTTTTTACGATACTTTGAGTGATTTCAGCCGCGACGGCTTCTTTCGCGGCGTGGTCTTTTCCTTCAAACCAGCTAACTCGTACAACAGGCATGGGGTGATCCTCTTTCAGGGTGGGTGACTCTTCAGCAGGGCTGGCCGCGCGGTACTCCCGGCTAGCCGATAGCAACGCTGAGTACTAATAAAAGAATAGAAGAGATCCTGATGGCGATAAACACGCTGCCAATCGCCTGTATGTAGAGATTTATTCTCCAATCAGGATCCCTACTAGAGCGCTGGATATGGCCCCGCGAGAATCACATTCCGAAAGCACGGTGCTGCTCGGTCCATGCCGGACTGATTAGAGAGGAATGGTCAATTTCAACCAGTAAGCCTCGCCCTCGGCCCGATTACGCACAGCTTGCTCGCGCTGCCATTTGGTAGTAACAAACCAGCCGCTGTCTGCGCTGTATTTAATCGACGGACCGATTGCGAATGCGCGGCCTTTGTTGTCGTTTACGGTGTCGCCAGATTGTTTGTCATCCGTTACCTGTCGATAAACGTAGCCGCCAACGCCTACGACCCAGCCGTTACCAAATCCCCAACCGGCCGAATAGTCGGCATGCGCTTCCTGTCCTGAGCGGTATTCGGTGTCCGGGTTACGGAAGTTGAAGTCGTACATCAGCTTCACATCGAAATTCAACCCAGCAGGATCGACATAGGACAGGGCGGCCAGTGGCTGTACTGCCCAATAGTTGCGTCCGATATTGGCCAAGTCATCCCTGTCATAGCGCCCGGTAGGGGCGAAGAAATCGACCGCATAGATGGCATGCAGCTTATCGCTGTAGTGATAGCCGAGGGAGGGGCCGAAAATAATGTCGCCCATACCACGACGTCGCTGACTCCGCTCGTTGACCTGAACCTTCAGATCCACGAACGGCACATTGATGTGAAACGCCAGGTCGCCATCCAGGACCTTGTGTTCGGTGACCCAGATCAGTCGTGGCGCCACGACTGCGGCGTCCAGATCGAAATGCGCCACAGCGTTACGGCCCTGATCATCCCGAAGGCGGTCGGCGCTGTATCGTTGGGCGAACACTTGCGTGTAAAAGCCGGGCGGCGGCATCGCCCCGGTCATATAGTTTTCTGCGCCCATCGGGTAAGAGGAGCCGCCGCCTTCTGTGGCGGATGCGATGGGCGACAGTAGGGCAGCAACGGTGCCTGCCAACAGGCACGAGAAGGGGTTGTAATGGGCACGCATTACAGAGAGGAGATCATTCATATGCACCACTTTATTGTTGTAGTCGGTGACGTATCGGTAATCGCACTTGCTTCGCCGACGTAGCGGCAAAGGCCGACACAGGTGTCGGCCCGAATTGCAGAATCAGAACGGGTAGGGCTGATCGGAAGGTTCTACCGTGACCCACTTGACCTCGGTTAATTCCTCGATCACGGCGCTTCCGTCGAAACGCCCGTAGCCACTTTTTTTCATGCCGCCGTAGGGCGCCTGCGGCTCGTTCTGCACGGTTGCACCGTTGATGTGTACGCATCCGGCATCTAAACGTGCGGCCAGATTGAGCGCTTTGGTGACATTGGCACTGAAGATTGAGGAGGAGAGGCCGTAGGCGGT is a window from the Pseudomonas sp. MTM4 genome containing:
- a CDS encoding transporter — translated: MNDLLSVMRAHYNPFSCLLAGTVAALLSPIASATEGGGSSYPMGAENYMTGAMPPPGFYTQVFAQRYSADRLRDDQGRNAVAHFDLDAAVVAPRLIWVTEHKVLDGDLAFHINVPFVDLKVQVNERSQRRRGMGDIIFGPSLGYHYSDKLHAIYAVDFFAPTGRYDRDDLANIGRNYWAVQPLAALSYVDPAGLNFDVKLMYDFNFRNPDTEYRSGQEAHADYSAGWGFGNGWVVGVGGYVYRQVTDDKQSGDTVNDNKGRAFAIGPSIKYSADSGWFVTTKWQREQAVRNRAEGEAYWLKLTIPL
- a CDS encoding 4-oxalocrotonate tautomerase family protein, with translation MPVVRVSWFEGKDHAAKEAVAAEITQSIVKNTGTDPNYIYVIFEDVAPSDWAGAGKLFGADPERS
- a CDS encoding LysR family transcriptional regulator; amino-acid sequence: MDRALEMQVFCAVVDKGSFVGAVEALEMSKAAVSRHVNALEERLGVRLLQRTTRRLSLTEEGRVFYQQAREVLALMGEAESAVSSGSHEPAGVLRVNAPVSFGVLHLAPLWTHFLSLHPKLELDISLNDRQVDLVEEGYDVAVRIARMESSSLVGRRFASTRMRLCASPDYLANHTPMKKPEDLIDHRVIAYSNFSSGNEWSFSGPDGEHKVSTRSVIRCNNGDTCRAVALNAGGILLQPSFMVSEDIRHGTLVELLPAYRSIELGIYAVYPTRKHLPSKVRAFINFLVEQFEHVDWESDAPVRKS